DNA sequence from the Methylacidiphilum kamchatkense Kam1 genome:
TTATTTGGTCCTCCAGGAACAGGAAAAACGACGCTTGCGGAAATTATCGCTAAAAAAACGAAAAGTTTTTTGAAAGACTAAACGCTGTGGAATCTGGAGTAGCTGATTTAAGAAAAATTCTAAACAAAGCCTCGACACGCTGGAAAGAGCAAAAAAGAGGGACGCTTCTTTTTATCGATGAGATTCATCGATTTAACAAATCGCAACAAGATGTCCTCCTTCCAGATTTGGAAACAGGCATCATTAAACTAATAGGAGCAACCACCCATAATCCATGTTTTTACTTAACAGCCCCATTGCTTTCCCGTTCCCAACTTTTCGAGTTTAAAGCGCTATCAAAAAAATCGCTAGAATTTCTCCTAAACCTTGCTCTCGCAGATAAAGAGAGAGGACTTGGCAACTATGAAGCTAAAATTGATAAAGCAGCTCAAGAATTATTATTGGATATCTGTGAGGGGGACGCAAGACGCCTACTTAACTACCTTGAGGTGGCTGTGCTCTCCTCTTATCAGGAAAATAAACAACCCTTAATCATTGGTATTGATGTCATTGAAAATTTAATCCAGAAAAAGACCCCACGCTATGATCACGGCGAAGACGAACATTATGACACAATCTCTGCCTTTATTAAATCAGTGCGTGGCAGCGATCCAGATTCTGCTATTTATTGGCTTGCCAAAATGCTGGCTGCAGGCGAAGACCCTAGATTTATTGCTAGAAGGCTAGTGATCCTTTCGACCGAAGATATTGGGTTAGCAGACCCCAATGGCTTAACTGTGGCAATGGGAGCTTTCGATGCGATTGAAAAAATAGGTATGCCTGAAGGACGGATTCCACTTGCTTTTGCAACTATTTATCTTTGTTTGTCTCCGAAAAGCAACTCCGCCTATAATGCTATCAACAAAGCTATGGAGTGGGTGGAGAAAAAGGA
Encoded proteins:
- a CDS encoding replication-associated recombination protein A, which codes for MESGVADLRKILNKASTRWKEQKRGTLLFIDEIHRFNKSQQDVLLPDLETGIIKLIGATTHNPCFYLTAPLLSRSQLFEFKALSKKSLEFLLNLALADKERGLGNYEAKIDKAAQELLLDICEGDARRLLNYLEVAVLSSYQENKQPLIIGIDVIENLIQKKTPRYDHGEDEHYDTISAFIKSVRGSDPDSAIYWLAKMLAAGEDPRFIARRLVILSTEDIGLADPNGLTVAMGAFDAIEKIGMPEGRIPLAFATIYLCLSPKSNSAYNAINKAMEWVEKKETVEVPQFLKDTHYSWATKLGRGIGYLYSHDFRDAISPQRYGIKPGTFYSPTDHGKEKEFSERLKYIESLRKQNNPMNISAEDSIT